Proteins co-encoded in one Papaver somniferum cultivar HN1 chromosome 5, ASM357369v1, whole genome shotgun sequence genomic window:
- the LOC113281097 gene encoding uncharacterized protein LOC113281097 isoform X2, whose product MSLTFNGYLLVEKLAKLDCSQLSIQTVSHWCMFHRKKAKQLVETWDRQFYCSPREQRLAFLYLANDILQNSRSKGPEFIVEFWKVLPKAFHDIVENGAESQKNAAERLIEIWEERKVFDFPGKVLRDELMRRSMEKNNKDAETLSRELICVGEDKKLSSIQVKVPKSDEPMGRGIETSNGAGHTLSRKLIGVGEEKKLSDVQGKVLTNDEPMGCSTETSNGAGHTFRKLIGVGKEKKLSNVQGKVLGNDEPVGGSIEKSNGDGDTLDRKLRQSVGSMVDKIISSYEIVCDGTVDEVSLLRKCGKAIAFVDKVDKEIGRDNSTGKLNQSELNELHEQHGILRESIEQLSAAESSRTNLITRLKEALKEQELKLVQIRLHLEAAQIRSEKAENICQHLINSKSGDLQTEQRLNETSVAVSPPSFTSETLGASGDDKGKPAPIIKDTPQGPSFSRGSSNMKKGNWCLAAAVLNLKRARKIQAAEDYIRNQQNHASAFDKCPSGKRTKLENGAPSYTQSQQLASEPLPYIPHPGSPQHLSSSPVALPAVPLQKPYSSGMSNSQQRQPPSPMKTGSSMGKHPVRGMISMSASSTTS is encoded by the exons ATGAGTCTCACATTTAATGGATACCTTCTGGTAGAGAAGCTAGCCAAGCTTGATTGTTCACAGTTGAGCATTCAAA CTGTATCACACTGGTGTATGTTTCACAGAAAAAAAGCTAAGCAACTTGTTGAAACATGGGATAGACAGTTCTATTGTTCCCCTCGAGAGCAGCGGTTGGCTTTTCTATATCTTGCAAATGATATACTACAGAACAGTCGGAGTAAGGGGCCAGAGTTTATTGTTGAATTTTGGAAAGTTCTTCCAAAAGCTTTCCATGATATAGTTGAAAATGGAGCAGAGTCTCAAAAGAATGCTGCGGAACGATTG ATTGAAATCTGGGAAGAGAGAAAAGTTTTTGATTTCCCTGGGAAAGTACTCAGAGATGAGCTCATGAGACGGAGCATGGAGAAAAACAATAAAGACGCAGAAACTTTGAGCAGAGAACTG ATCTGTGTTGGGGAAGATAAAAAACTTTCCTCTATTCAAGTAAAAGTACCAAAAAGTGATGAGCCCATGGGACGCGGTATTGAGACGAGCAATGGAGCTGGACACACTTTGAGCAGAAAACTG ATTGGTGTTGGCGAAGAGAAAAAACTTTCAGATGTTCAAGGAAAAGTACTGACAAATGATGAGCCCATGGGATGCAGTACTGAGACGAGCAATGGAGCTGGACACACTTTTAGAAAACTG ATTGGTGTTGGCAAAGAGAAAAAGCTTTCGAATGTTCAAGGAAAAGTACTGGGAAATGATGAGCCTGTGGGAGGCAGCATTGAGAAGAGCAATGGAGATGGAGACACTTTGGATAGAAAACTG AGACAATCTGTGGGAAGTATGGTCGACAAAATTATTTCGAGTTATGAAATTGTATGTGATGGAACTGTTGATGAAGTATCTCTATTGAGAAAATGTGGAAAAGCAATTGCATTTGTTGACAAAGTAGATAAGGAAATTGGCAGGGATAATAGCACAG GGAAGCTCAATCAATCTGAGCTGAATGAGCTACATGAACAGCATGGTATACTGAGAGAAAGCATTGAACAGTTGTCTGCAGCTGAATCATCCAGAACAAATCTTATCACACGTCTAAAGGAGGCTCTTAAAGAGCAG GAATTAAAGCTGGTTCAAATCCGTCTCCATTTAGAG GCTGCTCAAATCCGATCGGAGAAGGCTGAGAACATTTGCCAACATCTGATAAATTCCAAAAGCGGGGATTTGCAAACTGAGCAGAGGTTGAACGAAACAAGCGTTGCTGTCTCACCTCCAAGTTTCACTTCAGAAACTCTAGGGGCTAGTGGAGATGACAAAGGGAAACCAGCTCCCATCATTAAGGATACACCACAGGGTCCGTCATTCTCCAGAGGTTCTTCCAACATGAAAAAAGGTAATTGGTGTCTTGCAGCTGCAGTATTAAACCTTAAACGTGCCCGTAAGATTCAAGCAGCCGAAGACTACATTAGAAACCAACAAAATCATGCTTCTGCATTTGACAAGTGTCCTTCAGGAAAGAGGACTAAACTCGAAAATGGTGCACCTTCTTATACACAGTCTCAGCAGCTAGCATCAGAACCCTTACCTTATATTCCACACCCTGGATCGCCTCAACATTTGTCATCATCACCTGTAGCCTTACCAGCTGTGCCACTGCAAAAACCATACAGTTCTGGCATGTCAAATTCACAGCAGCGACAGCCACCATCACCTATGAAAACCGGTTCCTCAATGGGCAAACATCCAGTCAGAGGCATGATTTCAATGTCAGCATCATCCACAACATCTTAA
- the LOC113281097 gene encoding uncharacterized protein LOC113281097 isoform X1, giving the protein MSLTFNGYLLVEKLAKLDCSQLSIQTVSHWCMFHRKKAKQLVETWDRQFYCSPREQRLAFLYLANDILQNSRSKGPEFIVEFWKVLPKAFHDIVENGAESQKNAAERLIEIWEERKVFDFPGKVLRDELMRRSMEKNNKDAETLSRELICVGEDKKLSSIQVKVPKSDEPMGRGIETSNGAGHTLSRKLIGVGEEKKLSDVQGKVLTNDEPMGCSTETSNGAGHTFRKLIGVGKEKKLSNVQGKVLGNDEPVGGSIEKSNGDGDTLDRKLQRQSVGSMVDKIISSYEIVCDGTVDEVSLLRKCGKAIAFVDKVDKEIGRDNSTGKLNQSELNELHEQHGILRESIEQLSAAESSRTNLITRLKEALKEQELKLVQIRLHLEAAQIRSEKAENICQHLINSKSGDLQTEQRLNETSVAVSPPSFTSETLGASGDDKGKPAPIIKDTPQGPSFSRGSSNMKKGNWCLAAAVLNLKRARKIQAAEDYIRNQQNHASAFDKCPSGKRTKLENGAPSYTQSQQLASEPLPYIPHPGSPQHLSSSPVALPAVPLQKPYSSGMSNSQQRQPPSPMKTGSSMGKHPVRGMISMSASSTTS; this is encoded by the exons ATGAGTCTCACATTTAATGGATACCTTCTGGTAGAGAAGCTAGCCAAGCTTGATTGTTCACAGTTGAGCATTCAAA CTGTATCACACTGGTGTATGTTTCACAGAAAAAAAGCTAAGCAACTTGTTGAAACATGGGATAGACAGTTCTATTGTTCCCCTCGAGAGCAGCGGTTGGCTTTTCTATATCTTGCAAATGATATACTACAGAACAGTCGGAGTAAGGGGCCAGAGTTTATTGTTGAATTTTGGAAAGTTCTTCCAAAAGCTTTCCATGATATAGTTGAAAATGGAGCAGAGTCTCAAAAGAATGCTGCGGAACGATTG ATTGAAATCTGGGAAGAGAGAAAAGTTTTTGATTTCCCTGGGAAAGTACTCAGAGATGAGCTCATGAGACGGAGCATGGAGAAAAACAATAAAGACGCAGAAACTTTGAGCAGAGAACTG ATCTGTGTTGGGGAAGATAAAAAACTTTCCTCTATTCAAGTAAAAGTACCAAAAAGTGATGAGCCCATGGGACGCGGTATTGAGACGAGCAATGGAGCTGGACACACTTTGAGCAGAAAACTG ATTGGTGTTGGCGAAGAGAAAAAACTTTCAGATGTTCAAGGAAAAGTACTGACAAATGATGAGCCCATGGGATGCAGTACTGAGACGAGCAATGGAGCTGGACACACTTTTAGAAAACTG ATTGGTGTTGGCAAAGAGAAAAAGCTTTCGAATGTTCAAGGAAAAGTACTGGGAAATGATGAGCCTGTGGGAGGCAGCATTGAGAAGAGCAATGGAGATGGAGACACTTTGGATAGAAAACTG CAGAGACAATCTGTGGGAAGTATGGTCGACAAAATTATTTCGAGTTATGAAATTGTATGTGATGGAACTGTTGATGAAGTATCTCTATTGAGAAAATGTGGAAAAGCAATTGCATTTGTTGACAAAGTAGATAAGGAAATTGGCAGGGATAATAGCACAG GGAAGCTCAATCAATCTGAGCTGAATGAGCTACATGAACAGCATGGTATACTGAGAGAAAGCATTGAACAGTTGTCTGCAGCTGAATCATCCAGAACAAATCTTATCACACGTCTAAAGGAGGCTCTTAAAGAGCAG GAATTAAAGCTGGTTCAAATCCGTCTCCATTTAGAG GCTGCTCAAATCCGATCGGAGAAGGCTGAGAACATTTGCCAACATCTGATAAATTCCAAAAGCGGGGATTTGCAAACTGAGCAGAGGTTGAACGAAACAAGCGTTGCTGTCTCACCTCCAAGTTTCACTTCAGAAACTCTAGGGGCTAGTGGAGATGACAAAGGGAAACCAGCTCCCATCATTAAGGATACACCACAGGGTCCGTCATTCTCCAGAGGTTCTTCCAACATGAAAAAAGGTAATTGGTGTCTTGCAGCTGCAGTATTAAACCTTAAACGTGCCCGTAAGATTCAAGCAGCCGAAGACTACATTAGAAACCAACAAAATCATGCTTCTGCATTTGACAAGTGTCCTTCAGGAAAGAGGACTAAACTCGAAAATGGTGCACCTTCTTATACACAGTCTCAGCAGCTAGCATCAGAACCCTTACCTTATATTCCACACCCTGGATCGCCTCAACATTTGTCATCATCACCTGTAGCCTTACCAGCTGTGCCACTGCAAAAACCATACAGTTCTGGCATGTCAAATTCACAGCAGCGACAGCCACCATCACCTATGAAAACCGGTTCCTCAATGGGCAAACATCCAGTCAGAGGCATGATTTCAATGTCAGCATCATCCACAACATCTTAA
- the LOC113281099 gene encoding regulation of nuclear pre-mRNA domain-containing protein 1B-like, whose amino-acid sequence MDGGTFDEQKLGEKLANLNCSKKCIHSLSQWCMCHRNKAKQVVETWARQFHCSPKDQKLAFLYLANDVLQRSREKGPEFVVEFWEVLPGALRDVVENGEEAEKKAAERLIGIWEERKVFYVQGKVLKEELLGRNSEESNRDGGTSREKLKQSDGSMVEKIILSYEIVYDGPVDEEALLSKCRKAVSFVDRVDKEIGGDYSSGKFNESVLAELQEQHGILRESIEQLTAVESSRTNLVSRLREALEEQELKLKQVRVQLEAAQTRSEQVVNICEQSINCNSGNVQTEERLKETSTVAGIPSSVTAETPVANGDEKERPDPVVTSISSNMEEDTSNSAAAIVSTELTASASSVEMLSFVHNSLASNDGIVNQQNHPPIEFSSLKRIKLENATPSGGIQSQQPASDPLPSCPHPEPLQHDAAVTSEQPMHQQKPPSPDTILSSSSLPLTLPPTPLPQSQFMQSSAASMTSAPNSYAVAGMSSDQPSKFCQEFPGSEGGFYNQSSAPASSAISQQ is encoded by the exons ATGGATGGAGGTACATTTGATGAACAGAAGTTGGGGGAAAAACTAGCCAACCTCAATTGTTCAAAGAAATGCATTCATT CTCTGTCACAATGGTGTATGTGTCACAGAAATAAAGCTAAGCAAGTTGTGGAAACATGGGCTAGACAGTTCCATTGTTCCCCTAAGGACCAGAAATTGGCTTTTCTCTATCTTGCAAATGATGTACTGCAGAGAAGTCGGGAAAAGGGTCCAGAATTTGTTGTTGAATTTTGGGAAGTTCTTCCAGGTGCTCTCCGTGATGTAGTCGAGAATGGAGAAGAGGCGGAAAAGAAGGCTGCTGAACGACTG ATTGGTATCTGGgaagagagaaaagttttttatgTTCAGGGGAAAGTATTAAAAGAAGAGCTTCTGGGACGGAACTCGGAGGAGAGCAATAGAGATGGAGGAACTTCAAGAGAAAAACTG AAACAGTCTGATGGAAGTATGGTGGAGAAAATTATTTTGAGTTATGAAATTGTATATGATGGCCCTGTCGATGAAGAAGCTTTATTGAGCAAATGCAGGAAAgctgtttcttttgttgatagaGTAGATAAGGAAATTGGCGGTGATTATAGCTCAG GGAAATTCAATGAGTCTGTACTGGCCGAGCTTCAGGAGCAGCATGGTATACTGAGAGAAAGCATTGAGCAGTTGACAGCAGTTGAATCATCAAGAACAAATCTTGTCTCACGCTTAAGGGAGGCTCTTGAAGAGCAG GAATTAAAGTTGAAGCAAGTCCGTGTCCAGTTAGAG GCTGCTCAGACTCGATCAGAACAGGTTGTAAACATTTGCGAACAGTCAATAAACTGCAATAGCGGAAATGTGCAAACTGAGGAAAGGTTGAAGGAAACAAGCACTGTCGCTGGCATACCTTCAAGTGTCACTGCAGAAACTCCAGTGGCTAATGGGGATGAGAAAGAGAGACCAGATCCTGTTGTCACCAGCATTTCTTCCAACATGGAAGAGGATACTTCAAACTCTGCAGCTGCAATTGTGTCTACAGAACTCACAGCTTCAGCATCCTCTGTTGAGATGCTCTCATTTGTCCATAACTCTCTAGCATCTAACGACGGCATTGTGAACCAGCAAAATCATCCTCCTATTGAGTTTTCTTCATTAAAGAGGATCAAACTCGAAAATGCAACACCTTCTGGTGGTATACAGTCTCAGCAACCAGCGTCAGATCCCTTACCTTCTTGTCCACACCCTGAACCATTGCAACATGATGCTGCAGTCACTTCTGAGCAACCAATGCACCAACAGAAACCACCCTCACCGGATACAATTCTTTCATCGTCGTCATTGCCCTTAACATTACCTCCTACCCCATTACCACAAAGCCAGTTCATGCAGAGTAGTGCCGCATCTATGACAAGTGCACCAAACAGTTATGCAGTTGCAGGCATGTCTTCCGACCAGCCTTCAAAGTTCTGTCAAGAATTTCCAGGATCAGAAGGTGGATTTTATAATCAGTCATCAGCGCCTGCATCATCCGCAATCTCTCAGCAGTAG